From Acidimicrobiales bacterium, one genomic window encodes:
- a CDS encoding thiol-activated cytolysin family protein — protein sequence MIRPAISRHRRPSALLATAISVAVVASSCGSDSAGDLVATTSTAAVVDTTTTIDTTTTDTTTTIAPAADPIVAATLSAYSNWSTPTRASVDERGLTTDEWVDVADDSTKTSVACAPAALPQLSRSFDQFPAFGFSGTLAPGLVVEGAGVEPGDLRVVPLGRAPLTLVSSLASENPTVVVDDPDSTSLAEAVARLKRDADARLTGIDVVPSDITYTRTETHSFEQSSLEIGVSLRYDGPLRQAGLDSSFNQESQTEKHSIAVQLIQPMYTIRMADDAVRTAGDFFSADVTPLDVEALVDSGEVGPDNPPLVIDEVTYGRVMYFTMTSTSATSAQDLMIAVDAAQAKFSGSAELTEEQRQTLSTSDIAMLSYGGDQSLALGAIKSGDLGQFFGPANTTTAAPLSFSLRTLGGQLVEVADTADLQQLLCSRTEIPYSFNVSVSNITGRVRVLVNGAEVLDAANTPDNLLTLFTNEFRPGSGSANIDSKLQPGIDNVVEVKFDRLTCVDAQFSLRIDRDGTNVINKSLSPRCAFFFTWEYGIDTTTGRITDNNDY from the coding sequence GTGATTCGCCCTGCCATCTCCCGCCACCGTCGACCGTCGGCACTGCTCGCCACGGCGATCTCCGTCGCCGTCGTCGCCTCGTCGTGTGGCTCCGACAGTGCCGGAGACCTCGTCGCGACGACCTCGACGGCTGCCGTCGTCGACACGACCACGACGATCGACACGACGACGACCGACACGACGACGACCATCGCGCCGGCCGCCGACCCGATCGTCGCCGCCACGCTTTCGGCCTATTCGAACTGGTCGACACCGACCCGTGCGTCGGTCGACGAGCGCGGCCTGACCACCGACGAGTGGGTCGACGTCGCCGACGACAGCACCAAGACCAGCGTCGCGTGTGCGCCGGCCGCGCTCCCCCAGCTCAGCCGGTCGTTCGACCAGTTCCCTGCGTTCGGGTTCTCCGGAACACTCGCGCCCGGCCTGGTCGTCGAGGGGGCAGGGGTCGAGCCCGGCGACCTTCGGGTCGTGCCGTTGGGGCGGGCCCCGCTGACCCTCGTGTCGAGCCTCGCCTCGGAGAATCCGACCGTCGTGGTCGACGATCCGGACTCGACCTCTCTCGCCGAAGCGGTGGCCCGGCTCAAGCGTGATGCCGACGCCCGCCTCACCGGCATCGACGTCGTCCCGAGCGACATCACCTACACCAGAACGGAAACCCACAGCTTCGAGCAGTCGTCACTCGAGATCGGGGTGTCCCTTCGCTACGACGGTCCGCTCCGTCAGGCCGGCCTCGACTCCTCGTTCAACCAGGAGTCACAGACCGAGAAGCACTCGATCGCCGTGCAGCTCATCCAGCCGATGTACACCATCCGGATGGCCGACGACGCCGTGCGGACCGCCGGCGACTTCTTCTCTGCCGACGTGACTCCGCTCGACGTCGAGGCGCTGGTCGACTCCGGCGAAGTCGGCCCCGACAACCCGCCCCTGGTGATCGACGAGGTCACCTACGGCCGCGTCATGTACTTCACGATGACGAGCACGAGCGCAACGAGCGCCCAGGACCTGATGATCGCCGTCGACGCGGCACAGGCCAAGTTCTCCGGCAGCGCCGAGCTGACCGAAGAGCAGCGTCAGACGCTCTCCACCAGCGACATCGCGATGCTCTCCTACGGCGGCGACCAGAGCCTGGCCCTCGGGGCGATCAAGAGCGGCGATCTCGGCCAGTTCTTCGGTCCGGCCAACACCACCACGGCCGCGCCGTTGTCGTTCTCGCTGCGCACCCTGGGCGGCCAGCTCGTGGAGGTCGCCGACACGGCCGACCTGCAGCAGTTGTTGTGCAGCCGCACGGAGATCCCCTACTCGTTCAACGTCTCGGTCTCGAACATCACCGGGCGGGTCCGCGTGCTCGTCAATGGCGCCGAGGTGCTCGATGCGGCGAACACGCCCGACAACCTGCTCACGCTCTTCACCAACGAGTTCCGGCCCGGAAGCGGCAGTGCCAACATCGACAGCAAGCTCCAGCCCGGGATCGACAATGTCGTCGAGGTGAAGTTCGATCGGCTCACCTGTGTCGACGCCCAGTTCAGCCTGCGCATCGACCGCGACGGCACCAACGTCATCAACAAGTCCTTGTCGCCACGATGCGCCTTCTTCTTCACGTGGGAGTACGGCATCGACACCACGACGGGTCGGATCACGGACAACAACGACTACTGA
- a CDS encoding aminotransferase class III-fold pyridoxal phosphate-dependent enzyme, whose protein sequence is MTDDLFARYRASLPSFVRPMYAEPISIDRGEGSYVFTREGDRYLDFFGGVLTTMIGHAHPKVVAAVQAQAAKVMHTSTLYLSEPMIALAEKITALSGIPDARVFFTASGTEANDTALLLATSFRKSNQVLAMRNSYHGRSFTAQAVTSHSSWSSTSISGLDVSFIQGGYRLRSPFREMDDAAFTQACVDDLVQVLDMVTAGQVACLIAEPIQGVGGFAAPPDGFFGAFAKELDARGILLISDEVQTGWGRTGEHYWGYEAHGVVPDMLTFAKGVGNGVGLAGVVARAEIMDTIEVTSFSTFGGNPLACAAALATLEAVEEEGMQANALAMGERLAAHLTPVVEATPWIAELRGKGLMQALEFVHEGSLQPDTVRAAAVLEGCRRHGVLVGKGGLYGNVIRIAPMLNVTAAELDEGAAALIAAIDDAGRG, encoded by the coding sequence ATGACCGACGATCTCTTCGCCCGCTATCGCGCCAGCCTTCCGTCGTTCGTGCGGCCGATGTATGCCGAACCCATCTCGATCGATCGGGGGGAGGGGAGCTACGTCTTCACTCGTGAGGGCGACCGCTACCTCGACTTCTTCGGTGGCGTTCTCACGACCATGATCGGCCATGCCCACCCGAAGGTGGTCGCTGCCGTGCAGGCGCAGGCCGCCAAGGTGATGCACACGTCCACGCTGTACCTCAGTGAGCCGATGATCGCGTTGGCGGAGAAGATCACGGCCCTGTCGGGGATCCCCGACGCGCGGGTGTTCTTCACCGCGTCGGGCACCGAGGCCAACGACACCGCGCTCCTGTTGGCGACCTCCTTTCGGAAGTCCAATCAGGTGCTGGCGATGCGCAACAGCTACCACGGTCGGTCGTTCACCGCGCAGGCGGTCACCTCGCACAGCTCGTGGTCGTCGACCTCGATCTCGGGTCTCGACGTCAGCTTCATCCAGGGCGGCTACCGGCTGCGGAGCCCGTTTCGCGAGATGGACGACGCCGCCTTCACCCAGGCGTGCGTCGACGATCTGGTCCAGGTGCTCGACATGGTCACGGCCGGTCAGGTGGCATGCCTGATCGCCGAGCCGATCCAGGGCGTCGGTGGGTTCGCCGCACCGCCCGACGGGTTCTTCGGTGCCTTCGCGAAGGAACTCGACGCTCGCGGCATTCTCCTGATCTCCGACGAGGTGCAGACCGGTTGGGGCCGCACGGGGGAGCACTACTGGGGCTACGAGGCGCACGGCGTGGTGCCCGACATGCTCACGTTCGCCAAGGGGGTCGGCAACGGAGTCGGCCTCGCCGGCGTCGTGGCCAGAGCCGAGATCATGGACACGATCGAGGTCACGTCGTTCTCCACGTTCGGCGGCAACCCGCTCGCCTGCGCTGCGGCCCTGGCCACCCTCGAAGCGGTCGAGGAGGAGGGCATGCAGGCCAACGCGCTCGCGATGGGCGAACGGCTGGCGGCCCACCTCACGCCGGTCGTCGAGGCGACTCCGTGGATCGCCGAGCTCCGGGGCAAGGGGCTGATGCAGGCGCTCGAGTTCGTCCACGAAGGCTCGTTGCAGCCCGACACGGTGCGAGCGGCTGCGGTGTTGGAGGGCTGCCGTCGCCACGGCGTGCTCGTCGGCAAGGGCGGCCTGTACGGCAACGTCATCCGGATCGCACCGATGCTCAACGTGACCGCGGCGGAGCTCGACGAGGGAGCGGCCGCTCTCATCGCCGCCATCGACGACGCCGGCCGCGGCTGA